ACCGACCCATCTGGCTGGTCCGTGCGCAACACGGTCGGTTGAGCAGGGCTGCAACATAAGGACCGCACTGCCGCCGGATTGGCGGGTGAGGCAGGTGAATTCTCCGAGCAGGCAGCCGGTGGTGACCAGTATCCCGTGACGGGTGCGGCGCACAGTGGCCCGCAGCTGTTCGAGCACCGTCGGACCGACGGGCGAGGAACACGTGGTGCACAGCACAATGGTGAACGGGCGGGCAGTGGCGCGGTGTGAGCTGGTCATGGATTCTTCTGCGTGACTCGTCGCTGCTGTCCGCACCTGGCCTGACCGGGGTAGGGCAGCAGTGCCATTTCGCGGGAGTTCTTGATCGCTCGGGTGATGCGTCGCTGCTGCTGGACGGTCAGGCCGGTGACGTGCCGGGACCGGATCTTGCCTCGTTCGGAGATGAACAGCCGCAGGGTCTGGGTGTCTTTGTAGTCGACCGCCGCCAAACCAAGGCTTTCTAAGAGGCTCTTCTTAGCCGATGCGGGATCTTCTGGCGGATGCTTACGGCGGGGCCGGTTGGATTTGGCGGCCATGGTTACCAGCTGGCTTTCCGGACACCGGGCAGGTGCCCGTCGTGAGCCAGTTGGCGCACCCGCACACGGGAGAGCCCGAACTTGCGCAGGTGCCCCCGCGGACGCCCGTCAACGGCGTCGCGGTTGCGCAACCGCACCCCACTGGCGTCCCGCGGCTGGCTCGCAAGAGCCCGCTGGGCAGCGCTGCGCTGTTCGGGGGTGCTCAAGGGGGAGCGGATGATCTCTTTGAGTTCGGCGCGCCGCTGGGCGAAGCGGGCGACGACAGCCGCGCGCTGCTGATTCTTCACGATCTTGGATTTCTTGGCCACGGTCAACGTTCCTCACGGAAGTCGACGTGACGCCGCACGCTCGGGTCGTACTTGCGCAGGACCAGACGATCGGGGTCGTTGCGGCGGTTCTTGCGGGTGGTGTACGTGTAGCCGGTGCCCGCCGTGGAGCGCAGCTTCACGATCGGACGAATATCAGTGCTAGCCATCAGATCCGCTGTCCCTGTCGGCGCAGCCGGGCCACGACCGCGTCGATGCCGTCACGGTCGATGACCTTTATGCCCTTGGCCGACACCCGCAGTCGGATGCGGCGGCCCTCCGAGGGCACGTAATACGTCCGTTGTTGGATGTTGGGTGACCATCGGCGGCGGCTTCGGCGCTGGGAGTGCGACACGGTGTTTCCGAATCCCGGTGCGCGGCCAGTGACTTGACAGCGGGCAGACACGAGGCAACCTTCCTGCGTCGATACGGCTTATTGAGAATCATTTTCGACAACTGTTGTGCGGCACTGTACCGTCGGAAGCGCCTTAATGAAAATCGTTGTCGATAAGGGTGGGCGATGAGGAGGATGATGCGTACCCCGGTGATCCTGGTGACCGGCCAGGAGCACACTTCCGCCGTGACCGCTGAGCTGCTGCGCCACCCTAAGACGGTGGTGATCGAGCACCGCTTCGACGGACAGGTGGTGTGTCGGCGCATGGTGATGCTGCGGCACGGCATGGTGACGAGCGCCGAGGCGGCGTTGGAGCTGGCGCACGGATGTGTCTCGTGCACCATCCGCAACGACCTTCTGGTTCTATTGCGGAAGGTGGCTCGCCGGTCGGATGTCGATCGTGTCGTCGTGCACCTGGCGCCGTGGCTGGAGCCTGAACCGATCTGCTGGGCGATCCGCCACGTGCGCGTCGCGCCCGGCCCAGGCTTCGAGCCGGGGCCCCCCGCACGCGATGTCGAGATTGCGGCGGTCATCGCCGGTGTCGATGCCCTGGCGTGGCTGGCCCAGGCGTTGGGTGATGAAGCGCTGGCCGATGGGCGCACGGTGGCGCAAGTGGTGGTCGCCCAGGCCGAGTTCGCGGATGTCCTCGTCTGCAGCCAACCCCCGCCCGATCTGCTCGAGGTGTTGGCTCGGCTGAATCCGGCGGCGCGGGTGGCCGCCAACGCCGACGCTGTCCCCGACGCCCTCCAACGTCTCTGCGCTGTGAGTCGACGGGGCCGCAGCGACGACCCGCACGGTCCGCTACTGGCCGGACAGCCGCCGCTGGCGGCGGCCGGGGCGGTGCGGTTGATCGAATTTCACGCCCGGCGCCCGTTCCATCCCGAACGGCTCCACGATGCACTCGATGTGTTGTTGGAGGGTGTGATCCGCACCCGGGGCCGGCTGTGGCTGGCCAGCAACGACAAGCAGGTGATGTGGCTGGAATCCGCCGGCGGGGGTCTGCGGGTCAGCTCGGCCGGTCAGTGGTTGGCCGCGATGAGCGCCTCGCAGCTGGCCTATGCCGACGCCGAGCGCCGCGCGCTGGCCGACGCCTTCTGGGACGAGCGCCACGGTGATCGGCACAGCGACCTGGTGGTGTTGGTGTGCGGCGCCAACCCCGACACGCTTCGCAGGGCGCTGCGCGGGGCCCTGCTTACCGACGAGGAGATGCGAGACCCCGTCCAGTGGCGGGGCCTGCACGATCCGTTCGGCGACTGGCACCAGGACCCCTGCAGCGAGTCGATCCCCGTGTCGCGCGCCACCGGCGAGACGACCCACAACGACAGAGAGCAGCCATGAACCCGGCATCCATCCCGACTACCACCCGAAATGCGGCGGGTGAGAAGGCCGTTGCGACCTCGCCAATCCAGCTGGCCTGGAATCCGTCCACGTTCGGTGCGGCGAAGAGCGAGAGCCCTGTCGGATGAGCGCCAAAGCCGACACCAAACGACGGTTGGCGTGCAATCCTAAACAGTGCCAACCGGGGGCTGTTTGGGATGTAGCAAGGGGGGGCGATGACTGACCCGATCGCGCCGTTACCTCCGGATTGGCCGATGCCGGGCGATGTACGCAATGGACTGATGGCAAAGGTCGGGCTGGGTACTCGATGAGTTCTCAACATGCCGGTTCGGGTAGCGAACCGATTTTCAAGGCGGGGGCCTGGATCCTCGGCGGCTTCTCACTGCTGGCGGCAGGACTTGGTGCCCTCACCGTGATCCCGCGAATAGCCAACACGTATCTGCTATGGACGATTATTGCGGTCATCTTCATGGTGCTGGCATTTGTTGGCGCGCTCATGGCCGTTGGCCTGGTCTACCACCGCAAGCACGGTGACGCCGGAGAAGAGTGGTACCGCGATGCGGCCAAGGTTTTCATTGCGTTTGGGGGCGTATTCCTGCTTACCGGCATCTCCATTGTGCTGATCTCAGGAGTCCTTGTTCTGGCACGAACGGAGGTTCCGCGGCTGGCGCTCAGCATTGCTCCGAACCAGAGACAAGACGGAAACGCCGCAGAATCAGCCACCGTCAAGGTCAAAATCGAGGCGGACGCGATGGACCCCGGCGGATTCCTTGTGGTCGACCTCATGGCTATTCCCGTTGTCAAAAAGGGCCAAGAGTACCAGTTTGGCGATCGCGTGTACCTATCTGCCGTCGGGTCCGACTCAACTGGGCATGTGTCGTCCGAAATTCAAATCGAGATTCCGAGTTCCAAATACTCGATGATCGTCGCCGAGGTGTACCCAGGTCCTATGAAACGTGACGGTACGAATGTCAACTGGGCTGGCGAGATGTACGCCTCGACTCAAATGTGCGCAGACATCACCACACCGGTACCCCGAGCTTGCGCGTACGCACAAGTGCCAAGCTAGGCCACCTCGTAACCAGCCGGGTTGACGCAAAGCGGCGATTGCATCAACCAGTTCAAGCGCTGTTGGGAGGGCGTTGAATGATGGCTCCTTAGATCCGCCCACCGTCGATTTGCCGCGCGGGTCCGGATCCTCGTGGGCCGAGGGCGAATTCGCCTACCACCGGGTTGTCGAAGATCTGCTCGCCGCGCAGTTCGGCGAGGGCACCGTCGGGAGAGCCACCCCCCAGCGCGCACGCCGACAAGCCGAGGAATTCGCAGACCAAGTAGAGGGTTTGAAAGAGTGCGCCGACTTCTTTAAGGACCAGGCTGTAGGCGATTTGATGATAGGCCTGGCTCTGGCTGGCGATTCGGCTGCTGATCACGAGTACCACTGGCGGCCGGCCCGTTCCGACCGCCTCGGCGGCCGAGGTCAGGAAAGGCTTGGATGCGGCTGCGCCGGCGGCGAGCAGCTCGAGGGCGTGGTGGTCGGGCCGATACCGGTATACGCCTGCATCCACTGAATCGATCGCGTCCGTGTCGATCACCGGGTAGAGCTCCAGCGAATACACCGCGCCGCCGGACGGATATGGGCGACTCGTGGATCCGTCGTCGAGCAAGAAGGGGTCGGAACGGTTCGCGGCGCTCATCGACAACAGCGTTGAGAAAGTTGACCGCTCGATCGCGCACTTTGGCCACGCTCGGGTCGATCGGCGATGTATCAGCACGTCCGCGAAGTCTCGATTCCGCGGCGGTGCGGGTGGGCCGAGCGGAATCAGCGGCGGACCGGAACCCGGGACGTGTGTGCATGCCGATTCCTCGCCATCGGCAACCGGAGATCCGCTGCGTGAGAGTTGATGGTAGGCAAGCGCTGTCGGATCCCAGTGCGTAGGCTCGACAGAGGTCTCGGTTACCAGCACACGCGCGTCGATGAGTTCGTCTATGCAGGCGATTACCTCACTGCGGGGAAGGTGCGCCCACGCGTCGACGACTTCGACGATGTACTTAGGTCGAGCGAAGAAATGCACGAGGTCGAGGATGCGTGCGTCGCTGGCCAGCAGAGTGATGTTGGACGTTGACGAGGTGATCTCGATGGTCCCGTCCCGCCAGGACACTCTGGTGAACGCTGATACCCGCCAGCGTTGGTCATTGGGTGCGGGGACCATGAGGAAGTAGGTCGCGGATCAGGGTGGCTCGTGCACGGCGGCCGGTGAAGAGTGGGTTCGTCACTTCCAGGCCGGGAATTAGAACCCGCACGGCGTGTGCCGGCCGTATTTGGGGCGTGGTGTAGTCGGCGACGAGGAAGGCCGGGGAACCGGCCCGCACAACACGATCGACCATCCATTCCAGCTCGTCGAGGATATCGCGCGCATGTATCCCGGAGTTGGCATCGAACGGTTGAAGCGGACGATCATTGCTGAACCAGAACGCTTGTGATTGCGGAACCGCCGTGCGGGGACGCTCGTGTCGACCGAGGCTACGAGCGTGCAGGGAGTAGTCTTCGCGTCCCCCTGCAATGTAGCCACCTCGGGTCTGAGCCGCCTCCAGTAGTGCCATAGTCACGGCGACCCCTGGATCGGGGTGGCAGGCGAAGCCATCCGCGGACGCACTCTGGAATGAGTTGAACGGATCGTCGAATATGCGCGCCCAATACGTGGGCACGGCGACATCGGAGGTGATGTCGACGATTCGTACGAGCACGCCGGCATGGTGATATTTCCCGACGATCCGCGCAGGGGTCTCGGGAAGTGTGGTTTCGTCGACGAATCTGAACTGTCTGTCACCAACCGAACCCGGATTGTCGATCTGGATCTCCGCCAACCGATAGGCGTGTCTCTCGATGTACTCAGCTCCCGCGTGCACAATCGCCTCGGCCAGACTGAATCCCGATCCAAGTCCGCTGGACGAGAAGATCTTGCCGCCCAGCCTGGGCGAGTAGAAAATGTCGTTGAGCTGGCGCTGTCCAAGCAGGCTCGATGTCGGCACGTAGGTGCTTTGTGCGCTGACCAGGTCATAACAGGGAGCCCAGTCGAACTCAAGTGCATCCGTGTATCGGGAGTCGTAGGGCAGGCCGAGTTCCAGTGGATCCACCGCGGCATGCTCGGCTGACCAATTCCCAAACGAACGGTGGATTTGGGCGGCCGGACTGTATCGGTCTTGGGCGAAGATTTCGACTTCCTCCATGATGCTTCCGACGCGCGCGCCCTCACGCGATTCGGACTTGCCGCTACTGAAACTCGACGACCAGCCGCTGCGTTGCCCGTATGCCTGGGCTATGTGTATGCCGAGATTGTCAAGTTCACCGACCAGACCAATGCGCACGATTCCGATCTGTTTGGCCAAATCGGCGGCAACGGTCGACGTTTCAGCCTCCGACAGACTGAATCTCGGTGAGTCGGCCGCCTTGATGCTGCTGGTGAGCGCCAAGGGCAAATCGCTCCACGCAGCTTTCCGCTGCACGGGTGCAGCCGTCGGAGTGGGCCGATCCAGCGCGGAGGTGACGGGTGCGCCGGCTCGCCGGGCCAATGCGAGTTGCTCGATTGAGGCGTCGAGTTCGGGTGCGGACAGTCCGAGCGTGCGCAGCGAAGTAGCGACCGCTTCCCATCGGAACGCGTGACGGAGGCGTGCGATGCATCGGCGGGCATCAATCAACTCCTCGGCGGTGGGTGGCTCCTTCAGGCCACCCTCGGCCGCAAAGTACTGCAGGGCACCGAGTCGCAGCGTCTCGCGCTTGAGCGCCAAAGCGTCGCGCCACAGTTCGACTCGTAGTGCCGCGTTGAATGCCTCGGTTGGTGCCGTTGCGAAGGCGCGCACAAGGTGTTCTACCGTGGCCTCTGCCTCGAGCGTGTCGGCGACGTCCTCTAGCCCGAGTCCGAGATCACGCATGGTCACGTGCGCTTCCTCAGGCGAATCCCAACCCCATTGGAAGCGGGTGAGATCGAGCGTCTTCTGAGCGGCTTCGATCGACTGGGCTCGGGTGGGCAGCGGCGCCGGGATGCGCAATGGGCAGCCCGCCGCGGCACGGCTGCTGATTGCCCGTGCGGCATATCGCTCGAATGCGCCTGCCACTTTGAGAAAGCGAACGAGATCCTCGAACTGAATCCGGTCGCCGGACTCCCAAATCAGAATTGAGGCCGAGCTGCTTTCGTGGGCATTGACACGCGCGTAGGCAGGGGTGTTGGTTGGCCGGGCGTCGCCAGTTGTTGTTGGTCTCGGTTCGGTGTGGGCGATGGTTTCCAGGAGTAGCAGTGCGTCGTCTGCCTTGAGGTCGAACCGCTTAAGGAGGCAGATGATGTCGGCGACGTCCCTGTTGCGGGAAAGGCTGGAGGCGGCCAGAATTGCGGGATATGTGCGGTCGCTGAAATGCAGTTTTGCCGCCGCCTGAACGATCGCGTCGCCGTCTACTCGGCTGAGAGTTCCTGTGCGGACTAGTCTTTCGACCGCAAATCTCACGTTGACGAGGGGTTCGGTCAATGAAGCGAACGTATCAGGTCGCAACATCACGGCGACTTCGTCGTCACGCTCTATCACACCGGAGCAATACATCTCGTAGATGCGGCCCACGCCGATGACCGCCGGAATCTCCGCGGCTCGGAGGGCGCCCATGCTGGCCGCTCCGTAGACCTGGACACCGCGGTCGATCGAGTCGCGGATCTCACCCGGACTGATCGCCAGCGATTGAGCAAAGACGCCATCGATGATCGCGACGATCGAGCCAGGCGGGACGGCCGCCAGGTCATCGCGTTTGACGGGTGGGCGAAAGTCGGCATCCGGCAACACTTCCTTGGCCCGTTCAAGAAGCAGGGACGGGCCGAGGAAGACGATCTGGGCCGGGTTGTCCGCCACCACCGGTACCTCCATCGCGGTCACCCCGCCCGGTCGTCACGAACTCCGACGGGTATTCGGTGGACTAGCTAGGATTGCGGCTTGGTGACCGCGACGATCGGGCCCTCGATGTCCAAGTCGATCGGCGCAATGATCTTTTGGCAGTGCTGACCGTTCTTGCAGCCCTTCACCCCTCCGTCGGGCTGATCGAAAATCTCGGCTTGCCCAGTGAGCACCCGATCGAGCGTGAGGCGAGGCGCATTACCCAAGTTCGTGTCCTTGACGAGCGGAACGCCGAACGTCTCTTGCCAAATGCGTTGGGTGACTCCAAAAGCAGGGACATTCTGTCCCTCGTCCTCCTCGCCCGGCAGTCCGAAGTAGGGGTAATGGTGCAACAGCGAGCCGAAGACGCGTTCGCAGTCAGCCGCGTACTTCTGGGTGTCCAGGATGTGTGCGTGCCAGTAGTCATCGAGATCGCGGTTGACCGCTAACCGTTCTTGGGGATAGAGGAGATTCAACACAAGGAAGCGACGATAGGCCTCTTCGGCCTCTCTGATCCGTACGTCGCTCCAGCGTTCGGGCTCATCGTATTGGAGCTTGCGGTTGATCTTGGACAAGTCGATCTGCGCTACGCGTTCGACCGCGCTGCCAACTCGCTCGCTGCGGTCGGGATCTGAATCCGATGTATGCATGTCTTCCCCCGGTACGTCCACTGATTCAGTGGTTATCAACCGTACGCTCGGCCGAGCTCTGACACTATTGAAATGGAAAAGACCCAGTTCCGACCTGGCCAAGGAAGACGCCAATGGAGCCAGGGACGGGAAACGCGCACTGTCAGCGATGAGTTCGTGCAGCCAAACTGCAGGCCAACGGGCGGGATAACAGTGACCGAGTCAGCGACTCTCGCGACTTGCCCCGCCGTGGATGAACCGGTCCGTGAGACAACGGGATCTCACGTTTCGGCGTTGGCGGATGTCTTCATGATGTGAGCGTGCGTCCGTTCGAGGAAGTGGTGGCCGAGTACGGCCCAATGGTGCTGCGCGTGTGTCGTGCGGTGCTGGGGCCGATCGACGCCGACGACGCGTGGTCAGAAACCTTCCTGTCGGCGTTGCGTGCATATCCGGACCTAAGGCCCGACTCGAATCTTGAGGCGTGGCTCGTCACGATCGCCCACCGCCGCGCCATCGACGTGGGGCGGGCACGCACCCGCGCACCGACGCCCACCGAGCGCCTACCCGAATCTGCCGGCACGGCGGTGTCGCCCGATCCAGCGGGCAGGGACCTCGATCTTTGGTCGGCACTGGAAACGTTGCCCACCAAGCAACGGCAAGCGGTCGCATACCACCACCTCGCCGGTATGCCCCACGCCGAAGTGGCCAAATTGCTCGGCAATTCCGCCGACGCCGCCCGCCGCGCCACGGCAGACGGCATCAAAGCGTTGAGACGGCTGTACCTGGAGGAGGAAGCGAAATGATGAGCACTGATATCGCCGGCCGCGACCCCGAGCTGGGTGGACTGTTCCCCATCGCGAGCGTCGATCTGCAGCTCCTGCACCTGCGATTGGAGCGGGCGGCGCGGGACTCCGATCTCCTTGACATCGCCTATCGCACGATCGACACCCCGGTTGGCGAGCTACTGCTGGCGGCCACACCGGCGGGCTTGGTTCGAGTCGCCTACGCCAGCCAGGACTTCGACGCGGTGCTGGCCGATCTTGCGACCCGGATCAGTCCACGAGTCCTGCGGTCACACCCGCCCCTGGACGCCGCGGCCCGCGAGGTTGGTGAATATTTTGCCGGTACCCGCACCAGGTTCGATCTACCGCTGGACCTGTCGTTGACTGCCGGCTTCCGTCGCCAGGTGATCGAGCAGCTGCGCGAAATCGGGTATGGACATCGGCAAAGTTACGCCGCGATCGCGGCCGCCGTCGGCAGTCCCCGCGCCGTCCGCGCGGTCGGCAGCGCGTGCGGCCACAACCCGCTGCCGGTGGTGATTCCGTGCCACCGCGTCGTGCGCGCGGACGGCTCAATCGGCCAATACGTGGGCGGCGTCAACGCGAAGACCACCTTGTTGAGCCTGGAGGCCGCTTGATGTTCGTGGTCCACGGGGGGTCACGGCTGGTGTGCTCCGAGCTGCGCGGCCAATAAGGCTGCGTCGACGTACTCCCACTCCTCGATCAGCTGATCCGCGAGGGAGTGGGCAATGACCGCACCATCGAACTCGACATCTCTCCCGGTCGGTTCGAATCCGAGGAATGTGCCCGTGTGTCGACCCGAGACGCTGTAGCGGCAATACGCTTGATCCTGGCGCCCGCCGATGTCGTGGATCTGCGTGTGGAAGCCGTCGAAGGCGGCCCGGACCGCCCAGATGCGGTCCTTGAAGACCTGCGGACCCACGAGGTCGCCGCGCGAGGTGTGTCTGACAAACGACGTCGCAATGCGTCTGTCGATCACCTCCAGTTCACCCAGGTTCCAAGCGCACTCGATGATCTCCCGGACGATGTCGCCCGCTGAATCGTTGGTCACGGCCAGCTCCATTCCCCGTCGTGCGGACGTCCCCCTTGCCGCCCACACTGCAAACGGTGGACGGCTCGGCTTTGTGAGACGGGGTTGGGGATTTGTCGCCTGGGCCAGATCAGCGGAGATCAGCGAAAGCGGACGTGCGACGTCGCAAGGCCGAAGATCTTCCGGCCACCGGACCGCGCGGTGACAATGACGACACCGGTGCGGGTTACCGGGTCCAGCGATTTGATTCGGCCGCTGTACTCGATGTCTGCGCCCTCGGCGGCCGACACGATGGCGGGCTGGGACAGCCGCACCGCGTAGCGGGTAACCGCGCCGGGGTCGCCCGACCACCCGGAGACGACACCGGCACCCAAACCCATGGTGAGCATTCCGTGGGCGATCACATCGGGCAGCCCCGCCAGCTTGGCAATGTCCTCGTCCCAGTGAATCGGGTTGGCGTCGCCGGCGACTCCGGAATAGTTCACCAGGTCGCCGCGAGACAGTCGGGCGTGGTGCACCGGTAGCTGATCGCCGACCTTCACGTCATCGAAGGACGGCGTCCCCGGCGTGCGTGCCGTGCCTCCCTCGGCGATCCGAACCTCGCCCTCGGGACGCACCGTCTTTTGGTAGCCCGCATCGGATTCGCCGATTTCGATGATGTTCACGTCGTGCATCATCACGTTCCGCACGGCCGTCCTGATCGCCGGATCGACATCCTCGCCGGTGATACCGACGACGGTGGTGTGCAAAGTGTGCACCCGCTCGCCGGCGGTGTCGGTGAAGGTGTTGGTCACGGTGATCAGGTCTCTGCCGGCGATCCTGCGTACCGACGACAGCTCGACATCAATGCGCAGTTCGTCGCCGGCCACGATTGGGCGGTGCTGCTCAAAGACCTCTTCGGTCTGCATGTAGGTGTCATAACCGACAACCACCGATTCGAACAGGCGCCGATTGGCGGCCATGGCCGGGATCGATGTGAACGTCAGCGGCGCCACCAGGCCCGAGTATCCAAGCTCCGCGGCGACGGCGACATCCCAGTGCGCGGGGTGGTAGTCCTGCACTGCACGGGCGTACTCGCGCACCTTCTCCCGCCCGACCCGGTAGGTGTCGTCCACCAGGTAGTAGTGGCCGACCCGCGATTCGATCGTCGACGCTTCTGCTGCTGCGGTCATGAATCTGCTCAACTTTTCTATCGGCCTGTTCGCTGAAGCCGACCGAAGCACACTAACGCGCCGACGCCGCAGCTATTCACGCCGATACGCCTTGGCAGCGGTGCAGGCCACCATCTGTCGTCGGCGTTTGGCGTTTGTCGAATTGTGGCACTACTTTTCTGGGGTGATGTCCTCAGCTCTTGGTGCGGTCGCGCGGTGGATCACCGCCTTCGTGGCGGTTGCGGCGGTCGCTGGCATGGGGTTGTTGGCCGATCCGGTGCGGGTCGTTCCCGCCCCGAGGGTGACCCTGGTCGACGCGGCAAACCCGCTGGCCGGAATGCCCTTCTACGTCGATCCCGGTTCGGCGGCGATGGTCGCGGCGCGCAATGCCAACCCGCCGAGTGCCGAGCTGACTGCAGTCGCCAACACCCCGCAGTCCTACTGGCTTGACCAGGCGTTCCCAGCGTCTACGGTCGGCGGCACGATCGCCAGGTACACCGGCGCGGCGCAGGGTGCCGGTGCCATGCCGATTCTGACGCTTTACGGAATCCCGCATCGCGACTGCGGTAGCTACGCATCCGGTGGGTTCGCGACGGGCGCTGACTACCGCGGGTGGATCGACGCTGTCGCATCCGGTCTGGGCTCATCGCCGGCGGCGGTCATCGTCGAACCCGATGCGCTCGCCATGGCCGACTGCCTGTCGGCGGATCAGCGCCAGGAACGCTTTGACTTGGTGCGCTACGCCGTCGATACGCTGACCCGCGATCCGGCCGCCGCCGTGTACGTCGATGCGGGGCATTCGCGCTGGGTGAGCGCCGAGGAGATGGCCGCCCGGCTCAACCAGGTCGGTGTGGGCCGCGCCCGCGGTTACAGCCTTAACATCTCGAACTTCTACACCACCGATGAGGAAATCGGTTACGGCGAGGCGATTGCCGGACGCACGAATGGCTCGCATTACGTGATCGACACGTCGCGCAACGGCGCCGGACCTGCGCCCGATTCCCCGCTCAACTGGTGTAACCCCAGCGGCCGCGCCCTGGGTGCACCGCCCACCACGGCTACCGGGGGCGCGCACGCCGACGCCTACCTGTGGATCAAGCGTCCCGGTGAATCCGACGGCTCATGCGGCCGCGGGGAGCCCCAGGCAGGTCGGTTCGTTAACCAATACGCCATCGATCTGGCCCACAACGCGGGCCAGTAGCGACCCCTTAGGCCTTCCTAGACCTAGCGACTCGCGACGTATCGTTTCCGGTCTGAAGTGGTTGCACGCCGTTCGCGCGGTGGGGGCTGCTGGGATTTAGGTGCGAGTTGCGGTGGCCGTAGAACGCGTAGATCGCTAGTCCGAGCAGCAGCCAGCCGGTGAAACGCAGCCAGGTGAGTTCGGTGAGGTAGATGGTAAGCCAGATCGAAGCTCCGACCCCGACCAGTGGGATGATCGGCATGCCCGGCATGCGGAATGAGCGCTCGATGTCGGGAGAGCGATAGCGCAGCACGATGACCGAGCTGCAGACGATCGCGAAGGCAAGCAGGATCCCGATGTTGGTCAGTTGTGCGGCTTCAACGATTGGGGTGAACCCGGCGATTAGCGCGGAGACGATGCCAACGATCCAGGTAACCCGCACCGGCACATGATGTTTGGTGTCGACCGCGGCAAACCACCGGGGTAACAGACCGTCGCGGGCCATGGAAAACCAGACCCGGGTCACAGCGAACATGAAGGTAAACATCACGGTGGCGATGCCTATGACCGCGCCGACTGAGATCAGGGTCGCGATCCCCGGAAGGCCAACGACATCGAAGGCGCGGGCGAACGCAGATGTTGGGTCGATTTCGGTGTATTTGATCATCCCGGTCAGTACCAGGCAGGCCAGAATGTAGAGCGTCATCGAAATCGTTAGCGAGATCAGGATGGCTTTGGGGAGCATCTTTCTGGCTTGGGCGGATTCTTCCGCGGCTGTGCTCATCGCGTCGTAGCCGAAGACGGCGAAAAACACGATGGAGGCGCCGAAGAGCACCCCGTTCCAGCCGAACGGCAGGAACGGGGTGTAGTTGTCGGTGTTCACATAAAACGCGCCCAGGCAAATGATGAGCACGACGAGGCCGACTTTGAGCCAGACCAGCACGCTTTCGGCGCGGGCGGCGTTGCGCACACCGCGGGTGAGGACGAACGCGATGAGCAGACACAGCAGCATTGCGAACAGGTCGACTACGTGGCCCTGCCCGGTTCCCGGCGCTCCGAGCGTCCACTGGGGCAGGCTGATGCCGACTTGTTGGACAAGGAACCCGAAATAGCCGGAGATGCCAATACCGACCACGGCGACGATGGCGGTGTACTCGAGCAGCAAGTCCCAGCCGACGAACCAGCCGACGGCCTCGCCGAGGACGGCGTAGCTGTAGGTGTAGGCCGACCCGCCCTTGGGGATCATTCCCGCAAATTCGGCGTATGACAAAGCCGCACAGGCGCTGGCAATGCCCGCTACCACAAATGACAACGGCACCCCTGGCCCAGCGGCTTCCTTGGCCACCGCCCCGGCCAAGGAAAAAACACCGGCACCGATGATGCCGCCGACGCCCAGCGCGACGAGTTGCCATAGGCCAAGCACCCGCAAAAGCCCCCCACCCTGCTGCGGGTCTTCGGGCTCGATCGCATCGATCGGCTTGCGGCGAAAGACACCGCTGGTGGAGAAGTCCAGGATGCTCATCAGGTGGCGACCTTTCTCAGCAAGCCGTGCAATCGCGATTCTGCATCGTCAACGTACGGGTAGCGATCGTTGCCG
The nucleotide sequence above comes from Mycobacterium decipiens. Encoded proteins:
- the rpmG gene encoding 50S ribosomal protein L33, which translates into the protein MASTDIRPIVKLRSTAGTGYTYTTRKNRRNDPDRLVLRKYDPSVRRHVDFREER
- the rpsN gene encoding 30S ribosomal protein S14, whose translation is MAKKSKIVKNQQRAAVVARFAQRRAELKEIIRSPLSTPEQRSAAQRALASQPRDASGVRLRNRDAVDGRPRGHLRKFGLSRVRVRQLAHDGHLPGVRKASW
- a CDS encoding SagB family peptide dehydrogenase, with the protein product MSWRDGTIEITSSTSNITLLASDARILDLVHFFARPKYIVEVVDAWAHLPRSEVIACIDELIDARVLVTETSVEPTHWDPTALAYHQLSRSGSPVADGEESACTHVPGSGPPLIPLGPPAPPRNRDFADVLIHRRSTRAWPKCAIERSTFSTLLSMSAANRSDPFLLDDGSTSRPYPSGGAVYSLELYPVIDTDAIDSVDAGVYRYRPDHHALELLAAGAAASKPFLTSAAEAVGTGRPPVVLVISSRIASQSQAYHQIAYSLVLKEVGALFQTLYLVCEFLGLSACALGGGSPDGALAELRGEQIFDNPVVGEFALGPRGSGPARQIDGGRI
- the mrf gene encoding ribosome hibernation factor-recruiting GTPase MRF is translated as MRTPVILVTGQEHTSAVTAELLRHPKTVVIEHRFDGQVVCRRMVMLRHGMVTSAEAALELAHGCVSCTIRNDLLVLLRKVARRSDVDRVVVHLAPWLEPEPICWAIRHVRVAPGPGFEPGPPARDVEIAAVIAGVDALAWLAQALGDEALADGRTVAQVVVAQAEFADVLVCSQPPPDLLEVLARLNPAARVAANADAVPDALQRLCAVSRRGRSDDPHGPLLAGQPPLAAAGAVRLIEFHARRPFHPERLHDALDVLLEGVIRTRGRLWLASNDKQVMWLESAGGGLRVSSAGQWLAAMSASQLAYADAERRALADAFWDERHGDRHSDLVVLVCGANPDTLRRALRGALLTDEEMRDPVQWRGLHDPFGDWHQDPCSESIPVSRATGETTHNDREQP
- the rpsR gene encoding 30S ribosomal protein S18, which translates into the protein MAAKSNRPRRKHPPEDPASAKKSLLESLGLAAVDYKDTQTLRLFISERGKIRSRHVTGLTVQQQRRITRAIKNSREMALLPYPGQARCGQQRRVTQKNP
- the rpmB gene encoding 50S ribosomal protein L28 — protein: MSARCQVTGRAPGFGNTVSHSQRRSRRRWSPNIQQRTYYVPSEGRRIRLRVSAKGIKVIDRDGIDAVVARLRRQGQRI